GCAACGCAGGACGATTGAGGCGTTGTTCCAAGTCAGCAAACCTGGACTCGTTTATCCTCGCCCACGGCCAGGCCATGCACTCCCGGTTCAGCACGAACGCCGGCGGCGGCACGCCCATGGATGCCGCCCTCTGGTGGGTCATGCAGCAGATCCACCCGCTATCCGAACCGCGCAAGATCATCCTCGTCATCACCGACGGCGACCCCGACGACAAGGAGGCCGCCCGAGAAACCATCCGGACATCGGGCGTCCTCGGCCTCGAGGTCTACGGCATCGGCATCCAGACCCAGTCCATCCTGAACTTGCTGCCGGACAAACACTGCCGTGTCATCACAAGCATCAACGAGTTGGCTCCGGCCATGTTCGGCATGCTGCATAACGCGTTGATCGGCTGAGTACCCGCATTCGCGCACATGGGACCGGTGGACGCAAAATCCACCGGTTTTTCGTAACCTCAAACCCAGGAGTTTGTATGAAACGTTGTCTCTATTTTGTAGCCGGGGC
The DNA window shown above is from uncultured delta proteobacterium and carries:
- a CDS encoding von Willebrand factor type A (fragment), with the protein product MRRCSKSANLDSFILAHGQAMHSRFSTNAGGGTPMDAALWWVMQQIHPLSEPRKIILVITDGDPDDKEAARETIRTSGVLGLEVYGIGIQTQSILNLLPDKHCRVITSINELAPAMFGMLHNALIG